One window from the genome of Diospyros lotus cultivar Yz01 chromosome 11, ASM1463336v1, whole genome shotgun sequence encodes:
- the LOC127812424 gene encoding serine/threonine-protein kinase AFC3 isoform X1 has translation MVTVECRGEMVEEKEQPVRKRRRLTWDVPPSDQPEANARPPQSAVLRRHVSPPRRDDDREGHYVFSLGENLTPRYKILSKMGEGTFGRVLECWDRCTGEYVAVKVVRSIRKYRDAAMIEIDILQRLAKNDKGGSCCVQIRNWFDYRNHICIVFEKLGPSLYDFLKRNKYCPFPVDLVREFGRQLLQSLAYMHDLRLIHTDLKPENILLVSSEYVKLPGSKRFSDETHFRCLPKSSAIKLIDFGSTVFDNQNHSSIVSTRHYRAPEIILGLGWTYPCDLWSVGCILVELYSGEALFQTHDNLEHLAMMEKVLGPLPEHMAQRANRGAEKYFRRGPRLNWPEGAVSRESIRTVSKLDCLKNRVSKHVDCSRSSSLVDLLHGLLKFDPTERLTARQALDHPFFKTP, from the exons ATGGTGACGGTTGAATGCAGAGGAGAGATGGTGGAAGAGAAGGAGCAGCCGGTCAGGAAACGGCGGCGTCTTACGTGGGACGTCCCTCCGTCCGATCAACCTGAG GCTAATGCACGGCCTCCGCAGTCAGCGGTGCTGCGTCGACACGTTTCGCCGCCGAGGAGGGACGATGATCGTGAGGGGCATTACGTGTTCAGTCTTGGGGAGAATCTCACTCCGCGAT ATAAAATTCTTAGCAAGATGGGTGAAG GAACTTTTGGTCGAGTTTTGGAATGTTGGGACCGTTGTACAGGAGAGTATGTGGCAGTTAAGGTGGTTCGAAGTATAAGGAAATATCGTGATGCAGCAATGATTGAGATTGATATACTACAACGTCTTGCTAAGAATGATAAAGGTGGATCGTG CTGTGTGCAGATTCGAAATTGGTTTGACTACCGTAATCATATATGCATT GTGTTTGAGAAGCTTGGACCAAGTTTATATGATTTTCTAAAGCGAAATAAATATTGCCCATTTCCTGTGGATCTTGTTCGGGAATTTGGACGTCAGCTTTTGCAATCTCTAGCAT ATATGCATGATTTACGCTTAATCCACACTGACCTGAAGCCAGAAAATATACTTCTTGTGTCTTCTGAGTATGTAAAGCTTCCTGGCTCCAAG AGATTTTCAGATGAAACACATTTCAGGTGCTTGCCAAAGTCAAGTGCTATTAAGCTGATTGATTTTGGTAGTACTGTATTTGATAATCAGAACCATAGCTCGATTGTTTCCACAAGGCATTACAGAGCACCTGAGATTATTCTAG GACTAGGATGGACTTACCCATGCGACTTGTGGAGCGTTGGTTGCATACTTGTTGAACTTTACTCG GGTGAAGCATTGTTTCAAACGCATGACAACTTGGAGCATTTGGCCATGATGGAGAAGGTTTTGGGACCCTTGCCAGAGCATATGGCTCAACGGGCTAA TCGTGGCGCTGAGAAGTATTTCAGGCGAGGCCCACGACTGAACTGGCCAGAAGGAGCTGTCTCTAGGGAGAGTATCAGAACAGTGAGTAAGCTGGACTGTCTCAAG AATCGAGTCTCGAAACATGTAGACTGCTCTAGATCTTCTTCCCTCGTCgacttgttgcatggtttgctAAAGTTTGATCCAACAGAACGTCTCACAGCCCGGCAAGCCCTTGACCATCCCTTTTTCAAGACTCCATGA
- the LOC127812424 gene encoding serine/threonine-protein kinase AFC3 isoform X2: MIEIDILQRLAKNDKGGSCCVQIRNWFDYRNHICIVFEKLGPSLYDFLKRNKYCPFPVDLVREFGRQLLQSLAYMHDLRLIHTDLKPENILLVSSEYVKLPGSKRFSDETHFRCLPKSSAIKLIDFGSTVFDNQNHSSIVSTRHYRAPEIILGLGWTYPCDLWSVGCILVELYSGEALFQTHDNLEHLAMMEKVLGPLPEHMAQRANRGAEKYFRRGPRLNWPEGAVSRESIRTVSKLDCLKNRVSKHVDCSRSSSLVDLLHGLLKFDPTERLTARQALDHPFFKTP; this comes from the exons ATGATTGAGATTGATATACTACAACGTCTTGCTAAGAATGATAAAGGTGGATCGTG CTGTGTGCAGATTCGAAATTGGTTTGACTACCGTAATCATATATGCATT GTGTTTGAGAAGCTTGGACCAAGTTTATATGATTTTCTAAAGCGAAATAAATATTGCCCATTTCCTGTGGATCTTGTTCGGGAATTTGGACGTCAGCTTTTGCAATCTCTAGCAT ATATGCATGATTTACGCTTAATCCACACTGACCTGAAGCCAGAAAATATACTTCTTGTGTCTTCTGAGTATGTAAAGCTTCCTGGCTCCAAG AGATTTTCAGATGAAACACATTTCAGGTGCTTGCCAAAGTCAAGTGCTATTAAGCTGATTGATTTTGGTAGTACTGTATTTGATAATCAGAACCATAGCTCGATTGTTTCCACAAGGCATTACAGAGCACCTGAGATTATTCTAG GACTAGGATGGACTTACCCATGCGACTTGTGGAGCGTTGGTTGCATACTTGTTGAACTTTACTCG GGTGAAGCATTGTTTCAAACGCATGACAACTTGGAGCATTTGGCCATGATGGAGAAGGTTTTGGGACCCTTGCCAGAGCATATGGCTCAACGGGCTAA TCGTGGCGCTGAGAAGTATTTCAGGCGAGGCCCACGACTGAACTGGCCAGAAGGAGCTGTCTCTAGGGAGAGTATCAGAACAGTGAGTAAGCTGGACTGTCTCAAG AATCGAGTCTCGAAACATGTAGACTGCTCTAGATCTTCTTCCCTCGTCgacttgttgcatggtttgctAAAGTTTGATCCAACAGAACGTCTCACAGCCCGGCAAGCCCTTGACCATCCCTTTTTCAAGACTCCATGA
- the LOC127812425 gene encoding 54S ribosomal protein L24, mitochondrial, protein MAFRSKEMMKKIMKKIGGEKNLAPGVKESLRRSVPDSKVVMGRAHRGLFAGRHIQFGNRVSEDGGNKTRRTWKPNVQEKRLFSYIIDRHIRVKVTTHALRCIDKAGGIDEYLLKTPYHKMDTELGLLWKAKIEKMYEELGEMEVVFFSPEDEAKFEEGFKEMKLAERGARREARRQMYGWSGKPEQIERGRTDVESKAEESHGNDPEQLVANS, encoded by the exons ATGGCTTTCAGGTCCAAggaaatgatgaagaagataatgaagaagaTAGGAGGAGAGAAGAACTTGGCTCCTGGGGTCAAAGAATCATTAAGGAGATCCGTGCCTGACAGCAAGGTGGTGATGGGAAGAGCTCACCGCGGACTCTTCGCGGGTCGCCACATCCAGTTCGGCAACCGCGTCAGTGAAGATGGTGGCAACAA GACAAGGAGGACGTGGAAACCCAATGTGCAGGAGAAGCGGCTCTTCAGTTACATCATAGATCGGCACATTCGTGTAAAGGTAACAACCCATGCCCTCCGTTGCATAGACAAGGCAGGTGGGATTGACGAGTACTTGCTGAAGACGCCATACCACAAGATGGACACAGAGCTGGGCCTCTTATGGAAGGccaaaattgagaaaatgtaCGAGGAGCTCGGGGAGATGGAGGTAGTTTTCTTTTCTCCCGAGGATGAAGCCAAGTTCGAAGAGGGCTTTAAAGAAATGAAACTAGCTGAAAGGGGAGCTCGTAGGGAGGCGAGAAGACAGATGTATGGATGGTCGGGCAAACCAGAGCAGATCGAAAGAGGAAGAACAGATGTTGAAAGCAAAGCAGAGGAGTCGCATGGAAATGATCCCGAGCAGCTGGTTGCTAACTCTTAG
- the LOC127812423 gene encoding FRIGIDA-like protein 4a, translating to MATDVVTNSDRFNNFFMELESRKSLLTTMTQLYKTLTDHFSSLEQSLSEKSQALESQIEAFDAQTKETLESLESRDKAIPERESAAAARIEEQRKAAISEIEGEASGGGERSLSEVLRIYCRRMDAKGLVRFMLSKRKESSALRGEIASAVEEAVDAMRLVLDALEEFVGLKVEAKAGMADRRWACGLLIQVVVPLGESSGTVATSVRERAAGVMEKWKGLLQSAESGAAGAGAGEVTMFLQMVVGFGLKEKMEEEYLRKLVVDFATRRDMAKIAVALGFGDKIKDIIDELVKTGKEIEAVYFVHESGLKEQFPPVSLLKACLRNCRKNASNISKKGNYSSAAVEEANNTELNTTKAIIKCVEDHKLESEFPFSIESLKKRVAQMEKAKADKKKSAASTSKGSKRAHGGGGRGSGPLSFRPPKAGRFSNSSPSFRSGNPPPSHQAAAIRFSAPYNYAAHGMYEGPATASYAPGYAGAHAQAPAAIPQQYPVPSQDYGATGARVAGSYGGPGSYATQTNYGTYDYGGAAGAGYSSYTQ from the exons ATGGCGACGGACGTCGTAACTAATTCCGACCGATTCAACAACTTCTTCATGGAGCTCGAGTCTCGAAAATCCCTCCTCACAACCATGACTCAGCTCTACAAAACCCTAACTGACCATTTCTCGTCGTTAGAACAGTCTCTCTCTGAGAAATCGCAAGCCCTTGAGTCGCAAATTGAAGCCTTCGATGCGCAGACCAAGGAAACTCTGGAGTCGCTGGAGAGTCGCGACAAGGCCATTCCTGAGCGGGAATCGGCCGCCGCCGCTCGCATCGAGGAGCAACGGAAGGCGGCGATTTCTGAAATTGAAGGGGAAGCCAGCGGAGGAGGAGAGAGGAGTTTGTCGGAGGTCTTGAGAATTTACTGCCGGAGGATGGACGCCAAGGGGCTGGTGAGGTTTATGTTGTCGAAGAGGAAGGAGTCGTCGGCGCTGCGGGGGGAGATTGCGTCAGCGGTGGAGGAGGCGGTGGACGCAATGAGGCTGGTGCTGGACGCGCTGGAGGAGTTTGTGGGGTTGAAGGTGGAGGCGAAGGCTGGGATGGCGGACAGGCGGTGGGCTTGTGGGTTGTTGATTCAGGTAGTGGTGCCGTTGGGTGAATCCAGTGGCACTGTGGCGACCAGCGTGAGGGAGAGGGCGGCTGGTGTTATGGAGAAGTGGAAGGGACTGTTGCAAAGTGCAGAGAGCGGTGCGGCTGGAGCTGGGGCAGGGGAGGTGACAATGTTTCTGCAAATGGTGGTTGGGTTTGGGttgaaggagaagatggagGAAGAGTATCTGAGGAAGTTGGTGGTCGATTTTGCGACAAGGAGGGATATGGCAAAGATTGCCGTGGCTTTGGGTTTTGGGGATAAAATCAAAG ATATAATTGATGAATTGGTGAAGACTGGAAAGGAGATTGAGGCAGTATATTTTGTTCATGAGTCTGGCTTAAAAGAGCAGTTTCCTCCGGTTTCACTACTGAAGGCGTGTCTCAGAAACTGCAGAAAAAATGCCAGTAACATATCAAAGAAAGGAAACTACAGTTCGGCTGCAGTG GAAGAGGCCAACAACACAGAATTGAACACCACCAAAGCTATCATAAAATGTGTGGAAGACCATAAACTTGAATCAGAGTTCCCTTTCTCCATTGAGAGCCTAAAGAAGCGAGTTGCACAGATGGAGAAGGCTAAAGCAGACAAGAAAAAGAGCGCAGCATCCACAAGCAAGGGCTCCAAGCGGGCCCATGGAGGCGGTGGCAGGGGGAGTGGTCCTCTATCTTTCCGGCCACCCAAAGCAGGAAGATTTTCTAATTCCTCGCCTTCTTTCCGCAGCGGGAACCCTCCCCCATCACACCAGGCGGCAGCCATCAGGTTTTCCGCACCATACAACTATGCAGCTCATGGCATGTACGAGGGTCCTGCCACCGCCTCATATGCACCCGGCTATGCCGGAGCTCATGCTCAAGCCCCTGCTGCAATTCCTCAACAGTATCCCGTTCCTTCCCAGGACTATGGAGCCACTGGGGCCAGGGTTGCTGGATCATACGGAGGACCGGGATCATATGCAACGCAGACGAACTATGGCACATACGACTATGGCGGTGCAGCTGGAGCTGGATACTCATCATACACCCAGTAG
- the LOC127813729 gene encoding DDT domain-containing protein DDR4 isoform X1, producing MPENGQRLDPTSPAGESQALVLELSPNESELARGRLRQRWELASVLNFLNICICTWKIVSLCMPGIWFCALYYPSVFEPILGNKMKTSAEEIETALITPNSLLSQLHIILLKGIPPVNKNLNGSDAWVTVLCKKILMWWPWVAEGDVPLMVAKGEEISRYKELDPTIRLLLLKALCEIRAEQDDAVCFINDALKNGAEISSFRRDKIGEDGNGTTYWYDGNAVIGHRLYKEVQKLESKPKFKGKGSLPSIIYEWETLATNLEEFRKVVDRFSCSQAKLEVAVARSIETDAIPVLEKLHKKKGRALKRQQRQEMLLNDFQNSVITRSCRNRRPVSYTFDEYDRVIDEAIQLTRKRNSTEEPTLEEKQRGQKKRNEDASNGCLDAESDSWASDTLSGHDNDDVDDADFGKDDVEVIRSSSTEMENKEPCHGNHATISQKQAGNFALKQRLRSYSSLGGTANNSVSETRNLGAKNRLRQRPTRNSALESAIVPDSESDQSSNGMSSSEKSPSVDLGGDDDN from the exons ATGCCGGAAAATGGCCAGCGCCTGGACCCGACGTCGCCAGCCGGGGAAAGCCAAGCATTGGTTTTGGAGCTGTCCCCAAACGAATCGGAGCTCGCGCGGGGAAGGCTTCGGCAGCGATGGGAGTTGGCCTCTGTCCTCAACTTTTTGAAT ATATGTATTTGTACGTGGAAGATTGTATCGTTGTGCATGCCAGGGATTTGGTTTTGTGCGCTTTACTATCCGTCG GTTTTTGAGCCCATTCTTGGGAACAAGATGAAGACTTCTGCTGAAGAGATCGAGACAGCTCTTATAACACCAAACAGCTTGCTTTCTCAGCTTCACATTATTCTTTTAAAG GGAATACCACCTGTAAATAAAAACTTGAATGGTTCTGATGCTTGGGTGACAGTGCTCTGCAAGAAAATTCTTATGTGGTGGCCATGG GTTGCTGAAGGGGATGTTCCACTGATGGTGGCTAAGGG AGAAGAGATATCCAGATACAAAGAACTTGATCCAACAATTCGGTTACTACTTCTAAAAGCACTTTGTGAAATTCGAGCTGAA CAAGATGATGCGGTGTGTTTTATCAATGATGCTCTTAAAAATGGAGCTGAAATTTCTTCATTCCGGAGAGATAAGATAGGAGAAGATGGAAATGGAACTACATACTG GTACGATGGAAATGCGGTTATTGGTCATAGACTATATAAGGAAGTACAGAAATTGGAGTCAAAGCCAAAATTTAAGGGCAAGGGCAGTCTTCCATCAATCATTTATGAGTGGGAAACACTTGCAACTAATCTTGAGGAATTTCGTAAAGTTGTG GATAGATTTTCATGTAGCCAAGCTAAACTAGAAGTTGCTGTTGCAAGGAGTATTGAAACTGATGCCATTCCTGTTCTCGAGAAACTTCATAAG AAGAAAGGAAGGGCACTGAAGAGACAACAACGGCAGGAGATGCTTTTGAATGACTTCCAAAATTCTGTGATTACTCGTTCCTGCCGCAATCGTAGGCCTGTCAGTTATACATTTG ATGAATATGATAGGGTCATTGACGAGGCTATTCAACTAACAAG GAAACGGAATAGTACTGAGGAGCCAACGCTGGAAGAAAAGCAGAGGGGccagaagaaaagaaatgaagatgcCTCTAATGGATGTTTGGATGCAGAATCTGACTCCTGGGCAAGTGACACACTTTCTGGCCACGATAATGACGATGTTGATGACGCTGACTTTGGGAAGGATGATGTTGAAGTCATCCGCTCGAGCAGTACTGAGATGGAAAACAAGGAACCTTGCCATGGTAATCATGCAACAATATCCCAGAAGCAGGCCGGTAACTTTGCTCTTAAGCAACGTTTGCGTTCTTACAGTAGTTTAGGTGGGACTGCCAACAATTCTGTTTCAGAAACCAGAAATCTGGGTGCAAAGAATAGGCTGAGGCAAAGGCCTACACGCAACTCTGCCCTTGAATCTGCTATTGTCCCTGATTCAGAATCTGATCAATCAAGCAATGGGATGTCAAGCAGTGAAAAATCCCCATCTGTTGATCTTGGCGGTGATGATGACAACTAA
- the LOC127813729 gene encoding DDT domain-containing protein DDR4 isoform X2, translating to MPENGQRLDPTSPAGESQALVLELSPNESELARGRLRQRWELASVLNFLNVFEPILGNKMKTSAEEIETALITPNSLLSQLHIILLKGIPPVNKNLNGSDAWVTVLCKKILMWWPWVAEGDVPLMVAKGEEISRYKELDPTIRLLLLKALCEIRAEQDDAVCFINDALKNGAEISSFRRDKIGEDGNGTTYWYDGNAVIGHRLYKEVQKLESKPKFKGKGSLPSIIYEWETLATNLEEFRKVVDRFSCSQAKLEVAVARSIETDAIPVLEKLHKKKGRALKRQQRQEMLLNDFQNSVITRSCRNRRPVSYTFDEYDRVIDEAIQLTRKRNSTEEPTLEEKQRGQKKRNEDASNGCLDAESDSWASDTLSGHDNDDVDDADFGKDDVEVIRSSSTEMENKEPCHGNHATISQKQAGNFALKQRLRSYSSLGGTANNSVSETRNLGAKNRLRQRPTRNSALESAIVPDSESDQSSNGMSSSEKSPSVDLGGDDDN from the exons ATGCCGGAAAATGGCCAGCGCCTGGACCCGACGTCGCCAGCCGGGGAAAGCCAAGCATTGGTTTTGGAGCTGTCCCCAAACGAATCGGAGCTCGCGCGGGGAAGGCTTCGGCAGCGATGGGAGTTGGCCTCTGTCCTCAACTTTTTGAAT GTTTTTGAGCCCATTCTTGGGAACAAGATGAAGACTTCTGCTGAAGAGATCGAGACAGCTCTTATAACACCAAACAGCTTGCTTTCTCAGCTTCACATTATTCTTTTAAAG GGAATACCACCTGTAAATAAAAACTTGAATGGTTCTGATGCTTGGGTGACAGTGCTCTGCAAGAAAATTCTTATGTGGTGGCCATGG GTTGCTGAAGGGGATGTTCCACTGATGGTGGCTAAGGG AGAAGAGATATCCAGATACAAAGAACTTGATCCAACAATTCGGTTACTACTTCTAAAAGCACTTTGTGAAATTCGAGCTGAA CAAGATGATGCGGTGTGTTTTATCAATGATGCTCTTAAAAATGGAGCTGAAATTTCTTCATTCCGGAGAGATAAGATAGGAGAAGATGGAAATGGAACTACATACTG GTACGATGGAAATGCGGTTATTGGTCATAGACTATATAAGGAAGTACAGAAATTGGAGTCAAAGCCAAAATTTAAGGGCAAGGGCAGTCTTCCATCAATCATTTATGAGTGGGAAACACTTGCAACTAATCTTGAGGAATTTCGTAAAGTTGTG GATAGATTTTCATGTAGCCAAGCTAAACTAGAAGTTGCTGTTGCAAGGAGTATTGAAACTGATGCCATTCCTGTTCTCGAGAAACTTCATAAG AAGAAAGGAAGGGCACTGAAGAGACAACAACGGCAGGAGATGCTTTTGAATGACTTCCAAAATTCTGTGATTACTCGTTCCTGCCGCAATCGTAGGCCTGTCAGTTATACATTTG ATGAATATGATAGGGTCATTGACGAGGCTATTCAACTAACAAG GAAACGGAATAGTACTGAGGAGCCAACGCTGGAAGAAAAGCAGAGGGGccagaagaaaagaaatgaagatgcCTCTAATGGATGTTTGGATGCAGAATCTGACTCCTGGGCAAGTGACACACTTTCTGGCCACGATAATGACGATGTTGATGACGCTGACTTTGGGAAGGATGATGTTGAAGTCATCCGCTCGAGCAGTACTGAGATGGAAAACAAGGAACCTTGCCATGGTAATCATGCAACAATATCCCAGAAGCAGGCCGGTAACTTTGCTCTTAAGCAACGTTTGCGTTCTTACAGTAGTTTAGGTGGGACTGCCAACAATTCTGTTTCAGAAACCAGAAATCTGGGTGCAAAGAATAGGCTGAGGCAAAGGCCTACACGCAACTCTGCCCTTGAATCTGCTATTGTCCCTGATTCAGAATCTGATCAATCAAGCAATGGGATGTCAAGCAGTGAAAAATCCCCATCTGTTGATCTTGGCGGTGATGATGACAACTAA
- the LOC127813729 gene encoding DDT domain-containing protein DDR4 isoform X3, whose translation MGVGLCPQLFELTRWFSGLLKVFEPILGNKMKTSAEEIETALITPNSLLSQLHIILLKGIPPVNKNLNGSDAWVTVLCKKILMWWPWVAEGDVPLMVAKGEEISRYKELDPTIRLLLLKALCEIRAEQDDAVCFINDALKNGAEISSFRRDKIGEDGNGTTYWYDGNAVIGHRLYKEVQKLESKPKFKGKGSLPSIIYEWETLATNLEEFRKVVDRFSCSQAKLEVAVARSIETDAIPVLEKLHKKKGRALKRQQRQEMLLNDFQNSVITRSCRNRRPVSYTFDEYDRVIDEAIQLTRKRNSTEEPTLEEKQRGQKKRNEDASNGCLDAESDSWASDTLSGHDNDDVDDADFGKDDVEVIRSSSTEMENKEPCHGNHATISQKQAGNFALKQRLRSYSSLGGTANNSVSETRNLGAKNRLRQRPTRNSALESAIVPDSESDQSSNGMSSSEKSPSVDLGGDDDN comes from the exons ATGGGAGTTGGCCTCTGTCCTCAACTTTTTGAAT TAACACGGTGGTTTTCTGGACTTCTAAAGGTTTTTGAGCCCATTCTTGGGAACAAGATGAAGACTTCTGCTGAAGAGATCGAGACAGCTCTTATAACACCAAACAGCTTGCTTTCTCAGCTTCACATTATTCTTTTAAAG GGAATACCACCTGTAAATAAAAACTTGAATGGTTCTGATGCTTGGGTGACAGTGCTCTGCAAGAAAATTCTTATGTGGTGGCCATGG GTTGCTGAAGGGGATGTTCCACTGATGGTGGCTAAGGG AGAAGAGATATCCAGATACAAAGAACTTGATCCAACAATTCGGTTACTACTTCTAAAAGCACTTTGTGAAATTCGAGCTGAA CAAGATGATGCGGTGTGTTTTATCAATGATGCTCTTAAAAATGGAGCTGAAATTTCTTCATTCCGGAGAGATAAGATAGGAGAAGATGGAAATGGAACTACATACTG GTACGATGGAAATGCGGTTATTGGTCATAGACTATATAAGGAAGTACAGAAATTGGAGTCAAAGCCAAAATTTAAGGGCAAGGGCAGTCTTCCATCAATCATTTATGAGTGGGAAACACTTGCAACTAATCTTGAGGAATTTCGTAAAGTTGTG GATAGATTTTCATGTAGCCAAGCTAAACTAGAAGTTGCTGTTGCAAGGAGTATTGAAACTGATGCCATTCCTGTTCTCGAGAAACTTCATAAG AAGAAAGGAAGGGCACTGAAGAGACAACAACGGCAGGAGATGCTTTTGAATGACTTCCAAAATTCTGTGATTACTCGTTCCTGCCGCAATCGTAGGCCTGTCAGTTATACATTTG ATGAATATGATAGGGTCATTGACGAGGCTATTCAACTAACAAG GAAACGGAATAGTACTGAGGAGCCAACGCTGGAAGAAAAGCAGAGGGGccagaagaaaagaaatgaagatgcCTCTAATGGATGTTTGGATGCAGAATCTGACTCCTGGGCAAGTGACACACTTTCTGGCCACGATAATGACGATGTTGATGACGCTGACTTTGGGAAGGATGATGTTGAAGTCATCCGCTCGAGCAGTACTGAGATGGAAAACAAGGAACCTTGCCATGGTAATCATGCAACAATATCCCAGAAGCAGGCCGGTAACTTTGCTCTTAAGCAACGTTTGCGTTCTTACAGTAGTTTAGGTGGGACTGCCAACAATTCTGTTTCAGAAACCAGAAATCTGGGTGCAAAGAATAGGCTGAGGCAAAGGCCTACACGCAACTCTGCCCTTGAATCTGCTATTGTCCCTGATTCAGAATCTGATCAATCAAGCAATGGGATGTCAAGCAGTGAAAAATCCCCATCTGTTGATCTTGGCGGTGATGATGACAACTAA
- the LOC127813652 gene encoding uncharacterized protein LOC127813652, which translates to MSCLALALQPANGTDILLQTREWFPPARALVAVSAFRETRLAFASGKQQLVEDGDTSLGDDPLAASSGQLIVGVESRYRVVYRLVNSIYVLGITTVDQDNTVNNVFECISMVNQAVSVVVTACRGVDVTPEKLARKYAEIYMALDIVMRGVSSIRLAAMLATLHGDSIAKMVHSAIDTENKIRGADNWTNLEVHSIEHQAGMEVFSNASFELPPETLEAGDEVVATLAPTGQSTLSELDQQQKPEEDQAEKDPFAASDALNKPEELVGGFKKDKDQSSSDLTKALAGLEVTTLPPPAATQSTHIGVEGFEGDYGGIEFGLDGSTLAEDFEGMNQAWGGGLDASEFVGTKKVAKSQGLGGLELLQTGSDAPTTAPVSAAGAGTPLENLLVKKTEMKGPEMYISEEISAEFWESLLARVGLMAVVYLKTLPPKSSGEKETEFSFKIEGTSGIKRLVMQNSIVSSLGNGLFHVRTAPSEEPIPILKYSLLPRSTPLPLRVRLIKRHSGTLLSVMIQYVSNPDLAAPLTDVTFMLKLPVDPTLLKVSPKAILNRSERELKWHIEEIPLKGTPGRLRARMPVDSSEEDGGEEIEVVGYVKFSAQGTTSLSGVSLQPASEGKTDFYVVNHRYESGVYMCN; encoded by the coding sequence ATGTCCTGTTTAGCCCTCGCTCTCCAGCCTGCCAATGGGACCGACATTCTTCTCCAGACCCGGGAGTGGTTCCCTCCCGCTCGAGCCCTTGTAGCCGTATCGGCTTTCCGGGAAACCCGGCTGGCATTCGCATCTGGGAAGCAGCAGCTGGTTGAGGACGGTGACACGTCGCTTGGCGACGACCCGCTTGCCGCTTCGAGTGGACAGTTGATTGTGGGCGTCGAGAGCAGGTATCGTGTTGTGTATAGATTAGTCAattctatatatgttttggGGATCACCACGGTGGATCAGGATAATACTGTGAACAATGTGTTTGAGTGCATCAGCATGGTGAATCAGGCTGTGAGTGTGGTTGTTACTGCCTGCCGGGGCGTTGATGTCACGCCGGAAAAGCTGGCCAGGAAATATGCTGAGATATACATGGCACTTGATATAGTTATGAGGGGGGTGAGTAGCATTAGGCTTGCGGCAATGCTTGCCACCCTGCACGGTGACAGTATTGCCAAGATGGTGCATTCAGCAATTGACACCGAGAATAAGATCAGGGGGGCTGATAATTGGACTAACTTGGAAGTTCATTCTATTGAGCATCAGGCTGGAATGGAGGTATTTTCAAATGCCAGCTTTGAATTACCTCCTGAGACATTGGAGGCTGGTGATGAGGTTGTAGCAACACTGGCTCCAACTGGGCAGAGTACCTTAAGTGAACTGGATCAGCAACAGAAGCCAGAAGAGGACCAGGCTGAGAAAGATCCATTCGCAGCAAGTGATGCTCTTAACAAGCCTGAGGAACTTGTGGGTGGGTTTAAGAAAGATAAGGATCAGTCATCTTCTGATTTGACAAAAGCATTGGCAGGTCTTGAGGTTACCACATTACCACCTCCTGCAGCTACACAATCAACACACATTGGTGTTGAGGGGTTTGAAGGGGACTATGGTGGTATAGAGTTCGGTCTTGATGGTTCCACTCTGGCAGAAGATTTTGAAGGGATGAATCAGGCTTGGGGTGGTGGGTTGGATGCATCAGAGTTTGTGGGCACAAAGAAAGTTGCAAAATCTCAGGGGCTTGGTGGGCTTGAATTGTTACAAACTGGGAGTGATGCACCAACAACAGCTCCAGTTTCCGCTGCTGGAGCTGGCACCCCTCTGGAAAATCTTTTGGTGAAGAAAACTGAAATGAAAGGTCCTGAGATGTACATTTCGGAAGAGATTAGTGCTGAGTTTTGGGAATCATTGCTTGCTAGAGTTGGCTTAATGGCTGTGGTCTATTTAAAAACACTGCCTCCTAAGTCTTCTGGTGAAAAAGAAACTGAATTTTCTTTCAAGATTGAGGGAACAAGTGGCATCAAGAGATTGGTCATGCAAAATTCTATTGTAAGTAGTCTTGGCAATGGGCTTTTTCATGTCAGGACTGCACCCTCGGAGGAGCCCATACCAATTTTGAAGTATAGTTTGCTACCCCGTTCAACTCCACTGCCACTAAGAGTTCGTCTAATCAAACGACACAGTGGAACTCTGCTTTCAGTCATGATACAGTATGTTTCAAACCCAGACTTAGCAGCCCCTCTGACTGATGTTACATTTATGCTGAAGCTTCCAGTGGATCCAACTTTGCTGAAGGTTTCACCAAAAGCTATCTTGAATCGATCTGAGAGAGAATTGAAATGGCATATTGAAGAAATTCCTCTGAAGGGTACCCCTGGTAGATTGAGGGCACGGATGCCTGTTGATTCAAGTGAAGAAGATGGTGGGGAGGAAATTGAGGTGGTTGGTTATGTGAAATTTTCTGCCCAAGGAACTACATCACTGTCTGGGGTTTCTCTACAGCCTGCTTCTGAGGGTAAGACAGATTTTTATGTGGTTAACCACAGGTATGAGAGTGGGGTTTATATGTGCAACTGA